A region of Oncorhynchus kisutch isolate 150728-3 linkage group LG29, Okis_V2, whole genome shotgun sequence DNA encodes the following proteins:
- the LOC109874037 gene encoding sine oculis-binding protein homolog, which translates to MQRPQVTGGTPLQIPPQPVPKNRHPILLYSIQPLLRETVISKEGHPHPQPDSPQTCGTQGAGQSCWSLDVRVAVLLVIVAGALILILLYRLLQLRHRLRLAQARHALEYYSFYHTATYTLKDPRLPRILATNGDAIEVTPVANPVAPIVVTPVPPPPVSPPPTLPLPPPPILSLPPRLPPPPLLPPPLLPLSSSLSLPLPLPIIHTTPPSPHQSWGASSDAEVYSRIGAFRPSRLSSLSHSQVILFEHSSL; encoded by the coding sequence ATGCAGAGGCCACAGGTTACTGGTGGCACCCCGCTACAGATCCCACCACAGCCTGTACCCAAGAACAGGCACCCCATCCTCCTGTACTCCATCCAACCCTTACTGAGGGAGACAGTTATCAGTAAGGAAGGCCACCCCCATCCCCAGCCTGACTCCCCCCAGACCTGTGGCACTCAAGGCGCAGGCCAGAGCTGCTGGAGCCTGGATGTGAGAGTGGCCGTGCTGCTGGTGATCGTGGCTGGAGCTCTGATACTGATCCTGCTCTACAGACTCCTCCAGCTGAGGCACAGACTGAGGCTGGCCCAGGCTCGACATGCCCTGGAGTACTACAGTTTCTACCACACCGCCACCTACACCCTCAAGGACCCCAGGCTGCCCCGGATACTGGCCACGAATGGAGATGCTATAGAGGTCACCCCTGTGGCTAACCCTGTGGCCCCTATTGTTGTCACCCCAGTACCACCTCCACCGGTCTCCCCACCACccactcttcccctccctccaccccccatcTTGTCTCTACCCCCTCGcctacctccccctcctctactgcctccaccccttctcccactctcttcctcactctctctccctctgcccctgcccaTCATCCACACCACCCCACCTAGCCCTCACCAGTCCTGGGGCGCCAGCTCGGATGCAGAGGTGTACTCTCGGATCGGAGCGTTCAGACCATCCAGGCTGTCCAGCCTCAGCCACTCACAGGTCATCCTGTTTGAACATTCCTCTCTCTGA